The nucleotide sequence TTCTGAAGAAGCAGCATGGATGCTGCGAGCGCGCAACGATCACAGGGACGTGGCTTTTGCGCGCCGGCAAGAAAATTTTATAAAGCACTGACTATTCAATTTCCCTAATTACTTCACCGCCAAAAACGATACAAAATTAAAACACTGATACCAGCGAATCACCTTAGAAAAACCAGCCGCTTTTAATCGCTCAATATGCACAGATTCACTTTCCGGAATCAGTACATTGTCAATCGCAGCACGCTTTTGTGCGATCTCTAAATCGGAATAACCATTGGCGCGCTTAAAGTCGTGATGTAAATCGGTTTGCAGCTGCTGTTCGGTTTCATCAAAACACAGTTTTTCTGACAAAATCAGCGCACCGCCCGGCAAAGTTGCATCGGCAATACGGGTCAACAAATTCAGACGCTGATCTAACGGAATAAATTGCAGCACAAAATTTAATGCGGTTACTGAGGCGTTTTCCAGCGGATAGGTACAAATATCATCACACAACAAATCGACCTGAATGTCTGAGTCGTCCAGCGCGATATAATGCCCGGCACGTTCAACCATGGATTGCGAATTATCAATACCAATGATGCGGCACTGATTCAGCGCAGGCCTGGCATCAACGCCATGGCGCATCGCCAGAGTGACAGCTCCCAATGAGCATCCCAGATCATAGAGATTGGAATTTGGCTGCGCGTAACGCCCGGCAATCACACCCGACATCGCAACCGTTTCTGCGTATCCAGGCACCGAGCGTTTGATCATATCCGGGAAGACCCGAGCAACAGCGCCATCAAAGGCAAAGTTGGCGACTTCTCCCTGATCGTTCTGATAAATACGGTCGGTTTCGTGTTCGGGGTGCTGGCTCATAAGTTGCGGTGGGTCTCAGGTTGAAGGTCTCGGGTTGAAGGTCTCAGGTGGTACGCTAATAATAGCCGCGCATTCTAGCAGAATGCCGTGCTATCAGACATCACCACCACATAGCTGCTGTAAGGTGCTTTCAACTTCCTGAATCGCTTGCTGTACCAGGCGTGGCAATGGCTGGTACGGGTGAATAGCATAAACATTCACCTCCGGGCTGTAACACCCCGGCAGCACTTGTTGTAATAACGGTTCACCTAATAACAGAAACTGCGGCACATAAGCCAACCCGACACCGGAGCGTGCCAGTGCCAGCACCGCATTCAGGTTATTCGCATGGCGACTGGCTTTAAACGTAAAACGCTGAGAGATGTTCTGACGCCATAGCGTCACCGTGCTGTTGTGTCCCTGCCAGGCATTGCGAATAAAACGCTGTTGGTCTGTATTATCGGGATTGAGCGCGGGAGCCTGTTGCAGATAACCCTCACTGGCGACCAGCGTCTCTCTGAAGTGACCAATGCGACGCTGACGTAAATGACTATCCGGCGATTCACCTACCCGAATCGCTAAATCAATTCTTTGCTCAATCAGGTTGAGCTGCTTATCTTCAGCAATTAAGTCCGGTTCGATATCCGGGTGTTCGGCCACCAGCCTGGCAATTGCCGGAGCTACCACCGAATCCATTAATGCATACGGCGCGGTGATACGTATCGGGCCGGATAACCCTTGCTGGCTATCACGCGCGGTTTGCCAGGCGACATCCACTAAATGCTCGATATCAGCACAACGCTGATAAAACTCCTGCCCCGCCGGAGTCAGTACCTGCTTACGGGTGGTGCGTTGTAACAGCTGCACTCCCAATGCCTGCTCCAGCGCTTTCAGGTGCTGACTTAATACTGATTTCGACAGACTCAGTTGCTCCGCCGCCGCGGTGAGAGTTCCGGCATCCACCAGCGTGCGGAACAGCAACATGTGGCGAAGGTGATCCTGCATAGTATTTTGTCTCTGAATAGCTCAACTATTGTTTAATTTAATCAAACAATGGTTTTTTGAAAAGCCGGTTTTTCCGAAAGATCGTTTTGCTTAACCTGAATACATCAATCAACAACGTATTACAGACAGAAGAGAAAACGACGATGAGCCAAATCTTATTAGATGCCGTAAACGCCGCCAGCCAACGTTGGAAAGATGCTTTTAATGCCGGAGATGCAGCGGGTTGTGCCGCACAATACGAAGCCGATTCAGTGATGCACGCCCGTCCGTTTGGTACTTTTGAAGGTACTGAAGCCATTCAGGGTTTCTGGGCACAACTGATTGCTGATGGTTTTTCAGATATCGAATACCTGAACACAAACATCGAGATCATTGATGAATCCAGCGCAGTTTTATCATCCGACTGGAAGATGAATAAAGCCGGTGGCGTCATTCATAAAGAGCTGTGGGTATTACAGGAAGATGGCAGCGCCAAACTGCGCGAAGATGATTTTGAGGCGCAAGGCTAATAACGCCAAGGGCCTGAGGGGAGCGTCCCCTCAGGTCTTAGCTAGAGCTAAGATAT is from Bacterioplanoides sp. SCSIO 12839 and encodes:
- a CDS encoding nuclear transport factor 2 family protein; this encodes MSQILLDAVNAASQRWKDAFNAGDAAGCAAQYEADSVMHARPFGTFEGTEAIQGFWAQLIADGFSDIEYLNTNIEIIDESSAVLSSDWKMNKAGGVIHKELWVLQEDGSAKLREDDFEAQG
- a CDS encoding LysR family transcriptional regulator, giving the protein MLLFRTLVDAGTLTAAAEQLSLSKSVLSQHLKALEQALGVQLLQRTTRKQVLTPAGQEFYQRCADIEHLVDVAWQTARDSQQGLSGPIRITAPYALMDSVVAPAIARLVAEHPDIEPDLIAEDKQLNLIEQRIDLAIRVGESPDSHLRQRRIGHFRETLVASEGYLQQAPALNPDNTDQQRFIRNAWQGHNSTVTLWRQNISQRFTFKASRHANNLNAVLALARSGVGLAYVPQFLLLGEPLLQQVLPGCYSPEVNVYAIHPYQPLPRLVQQAIQEVESTLQQLCGGDV
- the cmoA gene encoding carboxy-S-adenosyl-L-methionine synthase CmoA, yielding MSQHPEHETDRIYQNDQGEVANFAFDGAVARVFPDMIKRSVPGYAETVAMSGVIAGRYAQPNSNLYDLGCSLGAVTLAMRHGVDARPALNQCRIIGIDNSQSMVERAGHYIALDDSDIQVDLLCDDICTYPLENASVTALNFVLQFIPLDQRLNLLTRIADATLPGGALILSEKLCFDETEQQLQTDLHHDFKRANGYSDLEIAQKRAAIDNVLIPESESVHIERLKAAGFSKVIRWYQCFNFVSFLAVK